From Microlunatus capsulatus, a single genomic window includes:
- a CDS encoding ABC transporter permease, protein MTVVGADPMAESAPEQTGEQVSAAERPEAWWSVVWSSKKARVGVVVVGLYVLIALLAPLIAPHAPTDGSFVPLEPPSGAHLLGTNVGGQDVFSQLVYGSRVSLLVGLLGGTLATVIALVVGLVAGYAEGTVVDDVLSFVTNVALVIPVLPLIITLVAYSEVRGIGLIVGVIAITSWAGAARGKRAQIITLRNRDFVTAARFSGDGPLRIIFAEIMPNMTSLVAAAFVGAATGAIGAEAGLAVLGLGSSDAVSWGTILYQADAAGAVSQGLFAWVFVPGLVLAVLITAMSFINFGVDLLSNPHLREG, encoded by the coding sequence ATGACCGTCGTCGGGGCCGACCCCATGGCCGAGAGCGCACCGGAGCAGACCGGCGAGCAGGTGAGCGCCGCCGAGCGGCCCGAGGCCTGGTGGAGCGTCGTCTGGAGCAGCAAGAAGGCGCGGGTGGGCGTCGTCGTCGTCGGCCTCTACGTCCTCATCGCCCTGCTCGCGCCGCTGATCGCCCCGCACGCCCCGACCGACGGCTCGTTCGTCCCGCTGGAGCCGCCCTCGGGCGCGCACCTGCTGGGCACCAACGTCGGCGGCCAGGACGTCTTCTCCCAGCTGGTCTACGGCAGCCGCGTCTCGCTGCTGGTGGGGCTGCTGGGCGGCACGCTGGCCACGGTGATCGCGCTGGTGGTGGGCCTGGTCGCCGGCTACGCCGAGGGGACCGTCGTCGACGACGTGCTGTCCTTCGTCACCAACGTGGCCCTGGTCATCCCGGTGCTGCCGCTGATCATCACCCTGGTGGCCTACTCCGAGGTCCGGGGCATCGGGCTGATCGTCGGCGTCATCGCCATCACCTCGTGGGCCGGCGCCGCGCGCGGCAAGCGCGCGCAGATCATCACCCTCCGCAACCGCGACTTCGTGACCGCCGCCCGGTTCTCCGGCGACGGGCCGCTGCGGATCATCTTCGCCGAGATCATGCCCAACATGACCTCGCTGGTCGCGGCCGCCTTCGTGGGCGCGGCCACCGGGGCCATCGGCGCCGAGGCCGGCCTGGCCGTGCTGGGCCTGGGCAGCAGCGACGCCGTCTCCTGGGGCACGATCCTCTACCAGGCCGACGCCGCCGGCGCGGTCTCCCAGGGGCTGTTCGCCTGGGTCTTCGTGCCCGGGCTGGTGCTGGCCGTCCTGATCACCGCGATGTCGTTCATCAACTTCGGCGTCGACCTGCTGAGCAACCCGCACCTGAGGGAGGGCTGA
- a CDS encoding beta-galactosidase — translation MITLRDQRILVDGRPALVLSGEVHYFRVPRAEWEQRLDLLVEAGCTCVASYIPWLFHELPDGSLDLTGATRPERDLGAFVDLCAAKGLGFLARPGPFVMAELKNEGLPYRLYAEHPEIVPVGWDGAPAPTRTVDYGAPAFLAEVERWYAAVMPVLASRLQPAGGPVLAVQLDNEIGMLAWVSGSPDLTDHVVAELRRWCAERYGSGLAARYPGVGDGAAWARAVRSPQERWAAALRVDLGWFLRDRTARYVDVLAALARRHGVDGVPFLVNVHGTEGGNGVPFAIGISQLYRSYAGRPGFAAGSDHYLGDLSAGVLADLHLIGATMAAVNGPDQPLTSLEFEAGTGDYGGGLEQLHDPATVDLKTRLCLAQGHRLLNYYLLAGGTNPPLDEPVGDGDDRLGFTGERHGTAAPIGPRGERGLSFAPTAAVVHTARVHAPWLADLDEEHDDVAVGFWADAFATEAWYPGSATMRGVVDDLTAHRGPGPRKALWRSLLLAGYRFGATDLQDPDRPLPRTVALATGRVLDAAVQRRLADHVRDGGSLLLLGRLPQRDPEDRPCTVLADALGLAPGERVAEDGHHHPSLVGHGLAADLPETRVGWLDALTAPAGAEPLLTDVDGRLCGVTLAVGAGRAVVVTAELPALPELVTALLGWLGSPPGLALRTDVPGVLALTGARPGGGRLLHLLNPTGYAATVAVRVDGPPGLLDRPLRLPPRTGTMLALGLDLPGLGTVVASNAEVAAVEPDRVRFSPGLQDRTEVWLRTARPVEGPSVRTVDDLVVVTAPGGADLVVTFGAAPG, via the coding sequence GTGATCACCCTGCGCGACCAGCGGATCCTGGTCGACGGCCGCCCGGCCCTGGTGCTCTCGGGCGAGGTGCACTACTTCCGCGTCCCGCGGGCGGAGTGGGAGCAGCGCCTCGACCTGCTCGTCGAGGCGGGCTGCACCTGCGTCGCGTCCTACATCCCGTGGCTGTTCCACGAGCTGCCCGACGGCAGCCTGGACCTCACCGGCGCCACCCGCCCCGAGCGCGACCTGGGCGCCTTCGTCGACCTGTGCGCGGCGAAGGGGCTCGGCTTCCTGGCCCGGCCCGGCCCCTTCGTCATGGCCGAGCTGAAGAACGAGGGCCTGCCCTACCGGCTCTACGCCGAGCACCCGGAGATCGTCCCGGTCGGCTGGGACGGCGCGCCGGCCCCGACCCGCACGGTGGACTACGGGGCGCCGGCCTTCCTCGCCGAGGTCGAGCGCTGGTACGCCGCCGTCATGCCCGTGCTGGCATCCCGGCTGCAGCCGGCCGGCGGCCCGGTTCTCGCCGTCCAGCTGGACAACGAGATCGGCATGCTCGCGTGGGTGAGCGGCTCCCCCGACCTCACCGACCACGTGGTGGCCGAGCTGCGCCGCTGGTGCGCCGAGCGCTACGGGTCCGGCCTCGCGGCCCGCTACCCCGGCGTGGGCGACGGCGCGGCCTGGGCGCGGGCGGTCCGCTCGCCGCAGGAGCGGTGGGCGGCCGCCCTCCGCGTCGACCTCGGCTGGTTCCTGCGCGACCGGACGGCCCGCTACGTGGACGTGCTGGCCGCGCTGGCCCGCCGGCACGGGGTCGACGGGGTGCCGTTCCTGGTGAACGTCCACGGCACCGAGGGCGGCAACGGCGTCCCCTTCGCCATCGGCATCAGCCAGCTCTACCGCTCCTACGCCGGCCGGCCCGGGTTCGCCGCCGGCTCCGACCACTACCTCGGCGACCTGTCCGCCGGGGTGCTGGCCGACCTGCACCTGATCGGCGCGACGATGGCGGCCGTCAACGGGCCCGACCAGCCGCTGACCTCGCTGGAGTTCGAGGCCGGCACCGGCGACTACGGCGGCGGGCTGGAGCAGCTGCACGACCCGGCGACGGTGGACCTCAAGACGCGGCTCTGCCTGGCGCAGGGGCACCGGCTGCTCAACTACTACCTGCTGGCGGGCGGCACCAACCCGCCGCTCGACGAGCCCGTCGGGGACGGCGACGACCGGCTGGGCTTCACCGGGGAGCGGCACGGCACCGCCGCCCCGATCGGCCCCCGCGGCGAGCGCGGGCTGTCCTTCGCGCCGACGGCCGCGGTCGTCCACACCGCCCGGGTGCACGCGCCCTGGCTGGCCGACCTCGACGAGGAGCACGACGACGTGGCGGTCGGCTTCTGGGCCGACGCCTTCGCCACGGAGGCCTGGTACCCGGGCAGCGCGACGATGCGCGGGGTCGTCGACGACCTCACCGCCCACCGCGGTCCCGGCCCGCGCAAGGCCCTGTGGCGCTCGCTCCTGCTGGCCGGCTACCGCTTCGGCGCGACCGACCTGCAGGACCCGGACCGGCCGCTGCCGCGGACGGTCGCGCTGGCCACCGGCCGAGTGCTGGACGCGGCCGTCCAACGACGGCTGGCCGACCACGTGCGCGACGGCGGCTCGCTGCTGCTGCTGGGACGGCTGCCGCAGCGCGACCCCGAGGACCGGCCCTGCACGGTGCTGGCCGACGCCCTCGGCCTGGCACCGGGCGAGCGGGTGGCCGAGGACGGCCACCACCACCCCTCGCTCGTCGGCCACGGGCTGGCCGCGGACCTCCCGGAGACGCGGGTCGGCTGGCTCGACGCGCTCACCGCGCCCGCGGGCGCCGAGCCCCTGCTGACCGACGTCGACGGCCGGCTGTGCGGCGTGACCCTCGCCGTCGGTGCCGGTCGCGCCGTGGTCGTCACCGCCGAGCTGCCGGCGCTGCCCGAGCTGGTGACCGCCCTGCTGGGGTGGCTCGGCTCCCCGCCGGGCCTCGCGCTGCGGACCGACGTCCCGGGCGTGCTGGCCCTGACCGGTGCCCGCCCGGGCGGCGGCCGGCTGCTGCACCTGCTCAACCCCACCGGCTACGCCGCGACGGTGGCGGTCCGGGTCGACGGGCCGCCGGGGCTGCTCGACCGCCCGCTGAGGCTGCCGCCGCGGACGGGCACGATGCTCGCCCTGGGGCTGGACCTGCCCGGGCTGGGGACCGTGGTCGCCAGCAACGCCGAGGTCGCCGCGGTGGAGCCGGACCGGGTCCGCTTCTCCCCCGGCCTGCAGGACCGGACGGAGGTCTGGCTGCGCACGGCCCGCCCGGTCGAGGGGCCGTCGGTGCGCACGGTGGACGACCTGGTGGTCGTCACCGCCCCCGGCGGGGCGGACCTCGTCGTCACCTTCGGCGCGGCGCCCGGCTGA
- a CDS encoding ABC transporter permease — translation MRYYLRKLGFFVLTLWAVVTINFLIPRVQPGDPAEIMVQRLAGKNAQLDQAQVQAMRDLLGTPTGSLGSQYVQYLGQLLRGDLGLSYNYYPFEVTRVIGQAFWWTVVLVTVVQVLSFVVGILLGAFAAWKRNGRFDTTVTLVSTFLGTLQPFWIALLLIYGLGYSLGWFATSGGYEQSTPGFNGAFLYDAVSHAFLPALTLMIVTPIGWILGMRNTMIMNLSEDYIKLAKAKGLPDRVVALRYAARNALLPSVTGFALALGGVLGGTILVETVFDYPGLGRLMGEAVGLKDYPLLQALMLLTAVATLVANLVADLLYGVLDPRVRRSQA, via the coding sequence GTGAGGTACTACCTGCGCAAGCTCGGCTTCTTCGTGCTCACGCTGTGGGCCGTGGTCACGATCAACTTCCTGATCCCCCGGGTCCAGCCGGGTGACCCGGCCGAGATCATGGTCCAGCGGCTGGCGGGCAAGAACGCCCAGCTGGACCAGGCCCAGGTGCAGGCGATGCGCGACCTGCTGGGCACCCCGACGGGCTCGCTGGGCTCGCAGTACGTGCAGTACCTCGGCCAGCTGCTCCGCGGCGACCTCGGGCTGTCCTACAACTACTACCCGTTCGAGGTCACCCGGGTGATCGGCCAGGCGTTCTGGTGGACGGTCGTCCTGGTCACCGTGGTGCAGGTGCTCTCGTTCGTCGTCGGCATCCTGCTGGGCGCGTTCGCCGCCTGGAAGCGCAACGGCCGCTTCGACACCACGGTGACGCTGGTCTCGACCTTCCTCGGCACCCTGCAGCCGTTCTGGATCGCCCTGCTGCTGATCTACGGCCTGGGCTACAGCCTGGGCTGGTTCGCCACCTCCGGCGGCTACGAGCAGTCGACGCCCGGCTTCAACGGGGCGTTCCTCTACGACGCCGTCAGCCACGCCTTCCTGCCCGCGCTGACGCTCATGATCGTCACGCCGATCGGCTGGATCCTCGGCATGCGGAACACCATGATCATGAACCTGAGCGAGGACTACATCAAGCTCGCCAAGGCCAAGGGGCTGCCCGACCGGGTGGTGGCCCTGCGCTACGCCGCCCGCAACGCCCTGCTGCCCAGCGTCACCGGCTTCGCCCTGGCCCTCGGCGGCGTGCTGGGCGGCACGATCCTCGTCGAGACCGTCTTCGACTACCCCGGTCTCGGCCGGCTGATGGGGGAGGCCGTGGGCCTCAAGGACTACCCGCTGCTGCAGGCGCTGATGCTGCTGACGGCGGTGGCGACGCTGGTGGCCAACCTCGTCGCCGACCTGCTGTACGGGGTGCTGGACCCGCGGGTCCGCCGGAGCCAGGCGTGA
- a CDS encoding DUF1905 domain-containing protein: MTWEITGELWYWRGPAPWYFVTVPEPESADLRAAAAAVSYGWGMVPVTATVGATTWTTSLWPQEDRYVVPVKAVVRRAEGLAEGDRVTVRLSV, encoded by the coding sequence GTGACCTGGGAGATCACCGGCGAGCTCTGGTACTGGCGCGGCCCGGCGCCCTGGTACTTCGTCACCGTGCCCGAGCCGGAGAGCGCGGACCTGCGCGCGGCCGCGGCCGCCGTCAGCTACGGCTGGGGGATGGTCCCGGTGACGGCCACCGTCGGCGCCACCACCTGGACCACCTCGCTGTGGCCGCAGGAGGACCGCTACGTCGTGCCGGTGAAGGCCGTCGTCCGGCGGGCCGAGGGGCTGGCCGAGGGCGACCGGGTCACGGTCCGGCTGAGCGTCTGA
- a CDS encoding CDP-alcohol phosphatidyltransferase family protein, with protein sequence MTGTGVEVGVVLLRRGPLVGLAGQEALLVVLALTVGLTGPGWVVGLLVGLGTALAVSLGLERAGATGLGPADRVTLARAVLTGGVAALVAEGFVGPPAVGVLVALATAGLVLDGVDGRVARRTGTASAFGARFDMETDALLVLVLSVHVARDVGPWVLLIGAARYLYVLAGLRLPWLRGPLPPRYWRKVVAVAQAVALLLATSGLVAPPVASAALALALALLAESFGRDVVGLARPRGDHLPRPAADAAPRARGAGVPAGRGSTRRTAPAHGRRVRRSAGP encoded by the coding sequence GTGACGGGCACGGGGGTGGAGGTCGGCGTGGTGCTGCTCCGACGGGGGCCGCTGGTGGGTCTGGCGGGCCAGGAGGCGTTGCTGGTCGTGCTCGCGCTGACGGTCGGCCTGACCGGTCCGGGCTGGGTGGTGGGCCTGCTGGTCGGGCTGGGCACGGCCCTCGCGGTGTCGCTCGGGCTGGAGCGGGCGGGCGCAACGGGCCTGGGGCCGGCCGACCGCGTCACCCTGGCCCGCGCCGTCCTCACCGGCGGGGTCGCCGCGCTGGTGGCCGAGGGCTTCGTCGGTCCGCCCGCCGTCGGCGTCCTCGTCGCCCTGGCCACGGCGGGGCTGGTCCTCGACGGCGTCGACGGCCGGGTGGCCCGGCGCACCGGGACGGCGTCCGCCTTCGGCGCCCGCTTCGACATGGAGACCGACGCCCTGCTCGTCCTGGTGCTCAGCGTCCACGTCGCCCGCGACGTCGGGCCCTGGGTGCTGCTGATCGGCGCCGCCCGCTACCTGTACGTGCTGGCGGGCCTCCGGCTGCCCTGGCTGCGCGGCCCGCTGCCGCCCCGGTACTGGCGCAAGGTCGTCGCCGTCGCGCAGGCGGTGGCCCTGCTGCTCGCCACCAGCGGCCTGGTCGCCCCACCGGTCGCCAGCGCCGCGCTGGCCCTCGCCCTGGCCCTGCTGGCCGAGTCCTTCGGCCGCGACGTCGTGGGCCTCGCCCGGCCGCGCGGCGACCACCTCCCACGCCCCGCCGCTGACGCCGCGCCCCGGGCACGGGGCGCCGGAGTCCCGGCGGGGCGCGGCAGCACCCGTCGGACCGCACCCGCGCACGGGCGCCGCGTCAGACGCTCAGCCGGACCGTGA
- a CDS encoding glycoside hydrolase family 3 N-terminal domain-containing protein has translation MTTTTAVGHRGWLDARRTPQERVELLLGALTLEEKVGQLHLAGDLDPDGSRADIAAGRVGAGILSGGAHPDGPTTSIAATAAGCQRVARTESRLGVPLLLGSDVVHGLATTFPIPLGLAASWDPALVTACAAVAAEEALAAGLHLTFAPMVDLASEHRWGRVGETSGDEPLLASRMGAAAVAGFQSGGRFTAAAKHFCGYGLVQAERDHETLPVGQVALHNLHLRPFRACLDAGAGAVMAGFHDVDGVPVHAHRALLRDLLKDGWGFDGVVVSEWDGIGQLVHQGVAADLRDAARQALLAGVDLDMASGAYRAHLPALVADGAVPPALLDDAVRRVLRLKLRAGLLDPAPEPRTAVHAPADAGPGRAATALARRAAAASTVLLKNTGILPLHGNVGTVHLCGPFVDDVDALLGAWVQPPGRETTGPTLAAAVAGQLASGALLVSDARFSDLAVHRAETADLTVAVLGEHPSSSGEDRCLPTADLPVGQLELLAELAAVGKPVVVVVVTARPLELRPVLRLADAVLVVWHPGGHAGPAVADVLFDRTPPSGRLPMNLPRMEPQGASGTFERASGRRLGRARDAKFGHYLNALGSPELSLGFGLTYTSFAYSELELSRDVLPLRGGAVRASVEVANTGTRPGREVVQLYLRDLVADVVRPLLELADWQTVELAPGESTKVVFRVTADLFAYWDRDLRRRVDPGEVDLVVGPNAARGSAARLVIV, from the coding sequence ATGACGACGACCACGGCGGTCGGGCACCGCGGGTGGCTGGACGCGCGGCGGACGCCGCAGGAGCGCGTCGAGCTGCTGCTGGGCGCCCTGACCCTGGAGGAGAAGGTCGGCCAGCTGCACCTGGCGGGCGACCTCGACCCGGACGGGTCCCGCGCCGACATCGCCGCCGGGCGGGTCGGCGCGGGCATCCTCTCCGGCGGCGCGCACCCCGACGGGCCGACGACGTCGATCGCCGCCACGGCCGCCGGGTGCCAGCGGGTGGCGCGCACGGAGTCGCGGCTGGGGGTCCCGCTGCTGCTGGGGAGCGACGTGGTGCACGGGCTGGCCACGACCTTCCCCATCCCGCTGGGCCTGGCGGCCTCCTGGGACCCGGCGCTGGTCACGGCCTGCGCGGCTGTCGCCGCCGAGGAGGCGCTCGCGGCGGGCCTGCACCTCACCTTCGCGCCGATGGTCGACCTGGCCTCGGAGCACCGGTGGGGTCGGGTGGGCGAGACCTCCGGCGACGAGCCGCTGCTGGCCAGCCGGATGGGGGCGGCCGCGGTGGCGGGGTTCCAGTCCGGCGGTCGGTTCACCGCGGCGGCGAAGCACTTCTGCGGCTACGGCCTCGTCCAGGCCGAGCGGGACCACGAGACGCTGCCCGTGGGCCAGGTCGCCCTGCACAACCTGCACCTGCGCCCGTTCCGCGCGTGCCTCGACGCCGGCGCGGGGGCGGTGATGGCCGGCTTCCACGACGTCGACGGCGTCCCCGTGCACGCGCACCGCGCCCTGCTCCGCGACCTGCTCAAGGACGGCTGGGGGTTCGACGGCGTGGTGGTCAGCGAGTGGGACGGCATCGGGCAGCTGGTGCACCAGGGCGTCGCGGCCGACCTCCGCGACGCCGCCCGGCAGGCCCTGCTGGCCGGCGTCGACCTCGACATGGCCTCCGGGGCCTACCGGGCCCACCTGCCCGCCCTGGTCGCCGACGGGGCGGTGCCACCGGCCCTCCTCGACGACGCCGTCCGGCGGGTGCTGCGGCTCAAGCTCCGCGCCGGGCTCCTCGACCCGGCACCGGAGCCGCGCACGGCGGTGCACGCCCCGGCCGACGCGGGACCGGGTCGGGCTGCGACCGCGCTGGCCCGCCGGGCGGCCGCGGCGTCGACGGTCCTGCTCAAGAACACCGGGATCCTGCCGCTGCACGGCAACGTGGGCACGGTCCACCTGTGCGGGCCGTTCGTCGACGACGTCGACGCCCTCCTCGGCGCCTGGGTGCAGCCGCCGGGCCGGGAGACGACGGGACCCACCCTGGCGGCCGCCGTCGCCGGCCAGCTCGCGAGCGGCGCGCTGCTCGTCTCCGACGCCCGCTTCAGCGACCTGGCCGTGCACCGGGCCGAGACGGCCGACCTCACCGTCGCCGTGCTCGGGGAGCACCCCAGCAGCAGCGGCGAGGACCGCTGCCTGCCGACCGCCGACCTGCCCGTCGGCCAGCTGGAGCTGCTGGCCGAGCTGGCGGCCGTCGGCAAGCCGGTGGTGGTCGTCGTCGTGACGGCCCGGCCGCTGGAGCTGCGGCCCGTGCTGCGGCTCGCGGACGCGGTGCTGGTCGTCTGGCACCCCGGCGGCCACGCCGGCCCGGCCGTCGCCGACGTGCTCTTCGACCGCACCCCGCCGAGCGGGCGGCTGCCGATGAACCTGCCGCGGATGGAGCCGCAGGGGGCCAGCGGGACCTTCGAGCGCGCCTCCGGGCGCCGCCTCGGCCGGGCCCGGGACGCGAAGTTCGGGCACTACCTCAACGCGCTCGGCTCCCCCGAGCTGTCCCTGGGCTTCGGCCTGACCTACACCTCGTTCGCCTACTCCGAGCTGGAGCTGAGCCGCGACGTCCTCCCGCTGCGCGGCGGGGCGGTGCGGGCCTCCGTCGAGGTGGCGAACACCGGCACCCGGCCCGGCCGGGAGGTCGTGCAGCTGTACCTCCGCGACCTCGTCGCCGACGTCGTCCGGCCCCTGCTGGAGCTCGCCGACTGGCAGACCGTCGAGCTGGCGCCCGGGGAGTCGACGAAGGTCGTCTTCCGGGTGACGGCCGACCTCTTCGCCTACTGGGACCGCGACCTGCGCCGCCGCGTCGACCCCGGCGAGGTCGACCTCGTCGTCGGGCCCAACGCCGCCCGCGGCAGCGCCGCCCGGCTGGTGATCGTGTGA
- a CDS encoding ABC transporter substrate-binding protein, producing MVERRALVAAAVAVLLLLPGCAGSRVANERKLARSGAVATGGDVAQLNLAAESDASIGGLVNYNPFAPKQLTKTWLYEPLMIQNSLDCTVTPWLATGYRWQGAKRLTFDIRPGVTWSDGSPFTAADVAFTFNLAKKYPAMDTAGVWNDIFGAKALSVTATGEQVVFEFSGDAASKFTSIIGQLIVSEKQYGSVGDPTQYVDEKPVATGPFSVDRYNGRRLELVRRPDYWQADKIKVQRLVLEGNYDANQAALKLRTGGLDFYTGELPNPQKTFVDPDPATNHFWYPANGITVLAPNLTAKPFDDVRFREALAHGLDKESASLKATYGIMDVASQSGLTLPAKQALLPPGYPAASTVVPFDAGKANQLLDAAGYAKGPDGFRRNPDGSPIAITMSVQAGFIDYEATADEVVANLRDLGLDIKANKAAPDSVDGQKKSGDFQLMINYMAAGCDYANGMGATLSTGTIPTKTEIKGNIGRYSSPPVDEAVAQLTGTTDPDRTKELVGVLVTTMMTQYPVLPLFYAPARGIYRTDKAVGWPSAKDPYANPQDNPRLWITHLSAPK from the coding sequence ATGGTCGAGCGGAGAGCGCTGGTCGCGGCCGCTGTCGCGGTGCTGCTGCTGCTGCCGGGGTGCGCGGGCAGCCGGGTGGCGAACGAGCGCAAGCTCGCACGGTCGGGTGCGGTGGCGACGGGCGGCGACGTGGCGCAGCTGAACCTCGCGGCCGAGTCGGACGCCTCCATCGGCGGCCTCGTGAACTACAACCCCTTCGCGCCGAAGCAGCTGACGAAGACCTGGCTCTACGAGCCGCTGATGATCCAGAACAGCCTCGACTGCACCGTCACCCCGTGGCTGGCGACCGGCTACCGCTGGCAGGGCGCGAAGCGGCTCACCTTCGACATCCGACCCGGTGTGACCTGGAGCGACGGCTCGCCCTTCACCGCGGCCGACGTCGCCTTCACCTTCAACCTGGCCAAGAAGTACCCGGCGATGGACACCGCCGGGGTCTGGAACGACATCTTCGGCGCCAAGGCCCTCTCGGTGACCGCGACCGGGGAGCAGGTCGTCTTCGAGTTCAGCGGCGACGCGGCGTCGAAGTTCACCTCGATCATCGGCCAGCTGATCGTCTCGGAGAAGCAGTACGGCTCCGTCGGGGACCCCACCCAGTACGTCGACGAGAAGCCGGTGGCGACGGGGCCCTTCAGCGTCGACCGCTACAACGGCCGGCGGCTGGAGCTGGTGCGGCGCCCCGACTACTGGCAGGCGGACAAGATCAAGGTCCAGCGGCTGGTGCTGGAGGGCAACTACGACGCCAACCAGGCCGCCCTCAAGCTGCGCACCGGCGGCCTCGACTTCTACACCGGCGAGCTGCCCAACCCGCAGAAGACCTTCGTCGACCCCGACCCGGCCACCAACCACTTCTGGTACCCGGCGAACGGGATCACCGTGCTGGCGCCGAACCTCACGGCCAAGCCCTTCGACGACGTGCGGTTCCGCGAGGCCCTGGCCCACGGCCTGGACAAGGAGAGCGCCTCGCTCAAGGCCACCTACGGGATCATGGACGTGGCCAGCCAGTCCGGGCTCACCCTGCCGGCCAAGCAGGCCCTGCTGCCGCCGGGCTACCCCGCCGCGAGCACGGTCGTCCCCTTCGACGCGGGGAAGGCCAACCAGCTGCTGGACGCCGCGGGCTACGCGAAGGGGCCGGACGGCTTCCGCCGCAACCCCGACGGCAGCCCGATCGCCATCACCATGTCGGTGCAGGCCGGCTTCATCGACTACGAGGCGACGGCGGACGAGGTGGTCGCCAACCTGCGCGACCTCGGGCTGGACATCAAGGCCAACAAGGCGGCCCCGGACTCCGTCGACGGGCAGAAGAAGAGCGGCGACTTCCAGCTCATGATCAACTACATGGCCGCCGGCTGCGACTACGCCAACGGGATGGGCGCCACCCTCAGCACCGGGACCATCCCCACCAAGACCGAGATCAAGGGCAACATCGGCCGGTACTCCAGCCCGCCCGTCGACGAGGCCGTCGCGCAGCTGACCGGCACCACCGACCCGGACCGGACCAAGGAGCTCGTGGGTGTGCTGGTGACGACGATGATGACGCAGTACCCGGTGCTGCCCCTCTTCTACGCCCCGGCCCGCGGGATCTACCGCACCGACAAGGCCGTCGGCTGGCCCAGCGCGAAGGACCCGTACGCGAACCCGCAGGACAACCCGCGGCTGTGGATCACCCACCTGAGCGCGCCGAAGTGA